The Branchiostoma floridae strain S238N-H82 chromosome 3, Bfl_VNyyK, whole genome shotgun sequence genomic sequence AATCTTTTAAAGGAATaggaaaaaatgaaacaattacGCTTTTACCAATTTATGTGCTTTACTATGTTTGCTCATTAGGTATTAGAACACTaatgaatattaatattaaATCAAATGAATatcaaaaaaacaacaatcacaCCAAATCCATACTTTACCTCAAAATGAATATAACGCACGCAGTAAATACAACAAACAGCtgaaaatgttacattgaaCATACCAAAAAATAAAGGTATGCGTAAATCAACATTACATAAATCTCAATAAATGAACCATGAACAACGATGCAATGACGAACAATCTCTTGTTGATAGAAATAGAAACTTGACACAGGAACGTAAAACTATCGTTTTACTGTCCGTCATATTAATCTATGACGAATTTTACTGTTAGGCCTTGCATGTCTAGTATTGTTTATCCACCTCAACATCTGTGCATTCCTTTTCCAAAACCCTCGTCCACAATgtcaagcaaaacaaacaggaGTAAAGAGGTGTGACACTAGCGCCGGCAGGTTTTGGACGCGTAAAAGGGATTTCTTTGTAAATGGTAAACCACCGGAaagtatgtcaaaggtcatctTTGTATGGCGGGTATAGGGTCGAATCGGGCTGACATGCTCTGTATAATCAAACTTGAGAAAGCTTGGTAGAGTTAGGTCCTAGCTGTCTTCCTTGCTTGTTCAGCAATGAACGATAATCACGTGTAGCCGTCTTCCAACGGGCAAATAATGGAATTCTGAATGGGGAAAATGCCCTATATGTCTTTATAGACTCGGTAAAGGCTAAGTATACATCTTCCTAGATTTTGTTTCTTACTTATTCTGCACCTTACAACATGGACAACAAGAACCCGCCTTTCAGCGGGGAAAACAATGGACTCTACTGAATGTATTTCGTCATAGCATAGGGGACTTCATTTGCCTTGCACACCCGTTCTTTGACATAAACCGTGAAGACAATAATTACAGAGAATTAAACTGAAACTAGTAGCAATGTTTGTGTACAAATGATCTGCGTGTTACATTCATGTGGTATGTGGATGAGCGAATACGTGGGTGCCCTTGCATGTTGGTTGGAGTCCTCAGCCGTATTTACGAGGCCGCTAAATAACAGACTGCGCaaacaaatgttataaatgattAACCGACGCTATTGTTATGACCTCAGCAGCTCCGAGGGTATTAAAGATTCGTAAAACGGCGGATATCTCTCGCGTTGACCATACTGGAATGGTTTGGTTTTTATTGCACATATTCAGTTACTTTACAGTGTACATCAGTTGTAGCAAAGCCGCTCAATATACATGCATGCCTCCCACTGACTAAGATTAAAATCCTAGAGCAAGTGTATTAAAGCGTCACGCTACAACCGCCTGACTAAATACGTTCCGACCACTACACCCGGCGCTGTTCGTCCCTTATCCAAACGATTTCACACAAAACAGTGGATCATTACATATCTCTAAAACAAGCCAAACGTTGCCTACCTTGCGTAAAGTTGTTGTACTGAGTCCAGGTGTAGATTGGTGCGGTTTTACATGTTGAACGTTACGCTGTACGCTCACTGACTCGATTCACTTCCGTGGACGTTGACCTTTACGTCCCGTCCCATCATCCCGTTCGCGCGTACGTGACCCCGCGCAGTgcatctctaagcagatgtaaggtggAATGATTGTGAGCTGTTATTTTTTGCTTGGCGTGTTACTGTTAGTAGAAGTGAACGGTAAGAAATCAATCGTTACCGCCCTTCTTCCTAACGTCTGAATGGAATAGCTACAAATCAAAGTCAAtgccgtattttttttttcattttaatacACAAACCGAATTGTCGACGTTACGATATAATGTTATTGATCGGAAGAAATCGTTTACTTAGCTTTCAATGAAATTACCCATATCGAATAAAGTCCATTAGGTTCTTGTTGTGGACTGACCAAAATAACCCATAATTAGATGGAGAGGCAGAGCGAGACGGATCTGTAAATAATTCAGTACTTGCTTCGTTAATACGTTTTTACTGTACTCCGAGggtcctctggcgtgttttctgtcttatttgacCATTTTTTACTATATTACCAGCGACCtatgaagcctggtagaggctattaaGGCCCCATCCATGCCCTCTTTCAGAGCACCCAGCTTTCCAAGAGAAAAGGGTAATTCAGATCGTTTTAACTGAAGTACTGCCCTTACAATACCTCCAATGAAATAATGCTTGACTGATCAAAAAGGTTGACTTCAACTTCTCTCCAAAGCTAGAATTTACACACTTTGATTCAAAATAAGAGCTTGACTTAAAAGGAATTATTCAGGTTTTGGTTTTCCTGAACTTTCCTGATCGTCCCCTGGGTGCTTTAAAACACACCCCTTCTGTATAACTTGTGATCGTCCCCTGTGCGGTCAGACCAAAAcacaagatggcggatacagaGGCAAGTTTTCGGAAGCAAGTACGGGATGAATTCCTATCTTGTAGCATATGTCTAGAGCCATTTCATCAGCCCAAGACACTTCCCTGTCTTCACACGTTCTGCGAGGAATGTCTGCGGGACCACGCCGAGGTTCGCCCGGGGTTCCAGTGCCCTACTTGCCGCCGACATGCTGTGCTGGGTCCCGATGGGGTAGCCGGACTCCCGGATAACCATTTCATTTCGAGTTTATGTCACACCGTTCTAGAGCAAGGTACGGCGGAATATGAGAGCCAGTGTGGCGCCCATTCTCCTGAAGAATTAAAACTCTTCTGTGCTGATTGTGAAGCTGTTATCTGTAGCGAATGCTGGGACGAAAAACATGCTACTCACACCGTAACAACGGCGAGAAAGGCAGCGGAAACAAAGAAGGCTGCGTTTTCGAACATAATCGCAAGAGGACGCTCTTATCTACAAACAGATTCCGCATTCCTTAGAAAGATTCGTACTCTGGAAGAAACGATCAACGAAAACAAGGAGAAAGTTGAGGCGGAGGTCTCGGAAGCCTTCGATGAGTTAATAAGACAGTTGAATGAGAGAAAAGAGAGGTTGCTTTCGGAGGTGGACAAAAATCACCAGCAGAATATCGCGGGACTTGAAGAGAAAAAAGACAAACTTCTGAAACAGGTTGCCGAGCTGTCCAGCGCTTGTGATAAAACAGAAAATGCGATGAAAGAAGGTGGAGGAGACTTTCTGCGACAGGGGATCGAGTTATCGACGACTTTTAAGGATTATGAGGAAAAGCAAACTACTCCGATCACAATGCAAACTTGCGTGACCTCATTCCAACCCAAAGGCATGAATGTGCAGATTGACGAAATGGGTGAACTGAGATTGGACTCCACAATCACAACCTCAGATTCAGCACGGAAAAAGAAAACCGCGGGACTTGACAGCAGCACGGATTGGAAACGATCCTTTCTTCAGttgatttttggtttgtccaTTGCTCTTTCACTGTATAATATAAACTTTTCAGCCATAGTTGTTTGGTACGAGCAGGGTAAATTTAACCACCCTAGCGGCGTCTCCGTATCTCAGAATAGCGTGCTGTTCATCGCAGATGAGGGCAACTCCAGGATTAAGAAGATAGACCCCCATGGACATTATGTAGGACAAATAACAACAATGATCGAAGGAGGAGCCGAGTTCTGGCCTGTGTCTATAAGGCCGTTTGCCGTAGCACTGGGTTGGGGTGATAACCTTTGGGTTGTAGGTCAGCAAGAATCGACTGCAAGTTCCTCTAAATTCGCTGTTGCCATTTTTACCACTACGGGGAAGTACATTGGAAAAGTTGTCACATTTGAAAACCCCAAAGACATAGCTGTAAATACTGACAGGAAGTTCGTCATGGTGATAGACGGAAGTGACGTCAAGATGTTCAATCTGAATGGTAGAGTAGTTCATTTGATCAAGGGTAAAGACTATGGCTTGCAAAACCCACATCACATAACTGTTAGTCAAGGTGGAGATATTTTGGTGTCTGACTCTGCAAAGCACATGGTGTTTGTGTTTTCCGAGAAAGGACAGTTCTTACGTTCGTTTGGAAGCGAGGGAAGCGGTGAGGGTGAACTTAAGGGACCGCGTGGGATATGCACAGATTCATCGGGAAATATCATCGTAGCGGACGAAGAAAACAGCCGTATCGTAGTATTCGACGGTCAAGGACGTTTCGTGCGACTCGCCGTCATTGGTGTGACCAATCCGGTAGGGGTCGCTGTTGCACAGGGCGGTGAACTTGTGGTTACAAGAAGTGACTTTCATGGCCCTGAAGCTGTACTCATCTACGATTCTTACTAACCATTCAGTAATATCAAAACTGGACAGTAATTGCATGAATACATATTTTATACCTTGACGATTTGAGTATTTGCTAGTTTATGTCTCAGTGCTTGCTAGCGCCACATGATTGTACAAGTGACCAACGTAAATGTGACCGGGTCATTGTGAATACTTTTAGAGGTTCCTTAGATATTTTTCCCATTGAGACAAGCATTGCGAATGCTGTTTATAGTGACCAGATTTTATGACAGTCCACTTGGAGTATTCTACAGTTCTGACTGTGTAGCAATATATTTCAAAAGGCACAAGcacttttcttatctttgttATACATTCGATTTCTGAGATATATATTTGTTCCTGATTTAGTGACACCATTGAACAAAATACCAAtaaaattacttttcttgtatCCATAAAATCTTTGTGATGTATATATTTAAACGCTTCAAACGTCTGAAAATTTCAATAAACAATATCTCGTTGCATGCCGATTTATTATCGACACAATGTCAAAACAACGTGAAACAGATATTTTCAATCAtacaaagaaaatgagaaagGCTTGACTAAGATTCCATTTTTATTTGTgaatttttcattattttcaaaagcTCACTTTTCTACGTATCATAACTAAACCACACCTATATTCTACGAGCCGCCATCCGGTACATTTAGGACTTGAGCAATTTTACATCACCTGATGCAAAATAACACGATACGATATATAGTCCTGCTACTGGATATGATAATCCCCACATCTAAGcatatgaataaaaaatatctTCTAAAGTTATTGCTCGTTTAGCCTTTTTTATTTGTAGAGTAcgagtacatacatgtatagaccTTTGTCCTAGTTTCTTACGCCCCTTCATACCCTTCCACCGGCCTTAACCTTTTTGTAGTTTTATCTTCAGACATCGCCCAAGGTAAGGGAAGTAATTTGTCTGTCGGATTACCGGCACAAGGCTTCAActtaaataacaaaaacaaaaagtggagcacattttatttcaaacttccttctacgatcacgaaagaaacgGTTTTAGGAGGCCACAAAATTCCACCCAAATTTccacctgttttttttttttcagacaaaaagaaaactaccttAAGCTTCCTCCGAACATTACAGAACCCACATATTATAGAAAAGATGGGATTCTCGTCTTCCACTGTTTCACGTAAAGAAGTTGAACCCGACAAGTAACAGTTTAGAGTTAACTTttactgttctacactatttgtttgtccCCTTCCGTGTTAACtagcaattagccctcgggcaagaatttgcaataagcTATTATAAGGTTCTTGTATATGTTATACATGGTTGTCAGACTGTAACCAGGGACTACACAGGTTAGCTCCTCGGCTACGGAGCCAACATGAAAATATCGCAGCGGCCTTCGGTCCATGAAGCAAGCAAATGTGAAATCACCAGGGTGTGCTAATGTTGGCTTGGCGGGGCTTAAAGCTTACCTTGGCCGAGCAAACCCGCTGACTATAGCCCTGAAAGGTCTGGTTATATCAATTATCAAGAACAACTGGCTTGTTCAGAATCTCATTTTCCCTGGTTCTGAATACAAAAAGATCTTTTACCCATGTTTCAAAACATTcccacacacactaacacattAATCCTATTTCCGTAAAGCTTATGGAAACTCTAACATCAGCCGAAGTCGAGGGGCTAGGCTACCTGACAAGAGTCACAGGCAATGCACATGGGTAGATGTTGGCATCCCCGACTGGACGTTCCGTCGTTaagaaaggcacttgacacgattttcctcactccacccaggtgttaaAAAGGTACCCGACTTggattggggaggtaaaaggcactAGTGCACTGAAGGAGCGCACTGAGGGCTCCACCTCCTAATACCATAATAAACACCTAATTTTACATGCTCGCTACTACCTTCATATTAAGGTATTGAAGCCGTGAATGTAATTGTATTCTGTCGAATTTGACATATATTATCATTTTGCACCTGTcatctttttttacatattttgctTTCATTGATCATTTGTTTGTACCTACTACCTACATATGTGTACAAAGCGCGACCTACAACAACTCCGTTACCCTGGCAACGCTTGACGTCATAGCGGTAGACCAGACTAATTTTCTTGGCTGGTACCCCACGTAAGCCTTccttaacttttttttctgcgTTTCTCAGAACGTAACCATAGAAACACTGACGTCATTGACCTCGTTCAAGCTGTTGCAAACCTCAAGAAGAATATTCAGAAAGATCTCTGACACTTTTAATTTCACAAAGGCCAAGTACCATTCATTGTGCTGTTGATATATATCAATCCTTTGCTGAATACAATGTCAACGTTTGCATTTAGTATTTTAGAAAACCAGTCCCTTGTACCATGGTATCTCCATTAAGCATTCGATTACTTAAAGTTTGGATGCATCCGCACGCCCATCAGTTTTCCTGGAGCTCCATTTCCAAAAGAGTTTCTGCCATACTGTtcatcgtacaaagcagctgcagaaGTAGTAAATACGTGccgtaaattgcaaaaaaacgAATACTAATACAGAATGCCAAAGACAAAGTCAAAGGAATATgtgaaagaaaatttgtttgtcGTGCGAGGATTTCACAGAATCATGAATGTTCATAGCCAAATAACGTTCCTGGAACGTAGTTTTCTGCCAAAAGAGagttttgtaccagaaagccaCGACAGTTTCAATAAAGTGTATTTTATTGTCGTATATCTGTCGTACGACGCACACGGAGTCCCAAAAGAATCATATGAATGTTATAGCTAAACAAAGGACCTTCAATAACTCTTTCGGTCAAAGAGAGAGATACAGTTTGTGAGACAGATAGAAGAATACCCAACAATGACCTAATTCATATTGTGTACCAATCGTTCAATGTATATTTCTACCATGAATGTTCATGCAAGAGCGCCGTCCTCTGTAAGAAGATAGTTGCGGTTTGCAAAATAAAGTCACGACATTCAGAAGAATATTCCCGAATTCCCAGATGTTTAGATCTGTtttacaccaaggaggttatagtaAAGTATACCAATCGTATGACGCATACGTGACGGGGTCCTCGAGCACAGAACCATGAATGTTCATGACGGAACAAAAGGCTTACATGTACACGTCGGCGCACCTGTGCTGAATAGTGATGAGCTATCGTCTCACCAGTACGGTGTGCCTCCCTGTTCCCACCGCTAGCCACTCCAGCTCGAGCCGGGGCAGATGACGGATCACGACGATCCCGCCTTCGTGCCCATCTACGACACGCCGCGAAGCTCGTACTCAGTCGACGACATAGACGTAAGTTGTGCTTTTTTTCAACTGTCTGTCTCCTgacgatgaaggttagatatacAGGTAAGGTGTaacaaatagcagttactcaagcaactggatatgatcttggaaacggtcagaagtttcaggTAGAAGCCAGTACCTTTCTTCAGTGGCTCGAAtaaatccactaccttttgacAGATTATGTCTCCTTTGAGTCTAACTATACGTAGTGATGCGCGCGACTCACAGAGAAGTCAACTGAAGTAGAAACGGCTCAACACTCTTGTTGTTGCTACTTTTTTGTTTTCCTCTTGCACTGTTTTACTATCATTTTTTCCAACTTGTCAATCTTAAAATAGAAAATTGAGGGCATTATTGAGACTGCCGTGAACGTGTTGTAAAAGAATGTCTGTCTGGTGTCGGGAAAGATTGTCGTCGATTCATGCCGAAGATTAGTTCCGTTTTAGCCTTAATGACAATGACACACAAGAAACAATATTATTACCACTAATGCATGTAACCGAAAGCGAGAGAACAGTGCCAGAGCACAGTGGTCCATTGATactctgcccccccccccccccccaaaaaaaagaaaatgataaaagaCTAGAAGCCTGCAATGAAAGTTAAGAATGTTATGGTGCTGCGGCTTGGTCATGTCCACAGAGATTATTCCAATCAGAATGCCGGTAGTAACAAATTCGACCAACTGTCTAGAAATATGggcgtatttttcaccttttgaagaaatatttccaGAAGTTAAGAATTTTATGGAGCTTGTTTATGTTCACAGAGATTATTCTTATGCCAGTAGTAAAAATTTGACCCACTGTCTAGACATATGggcgtatttttcaccttttAAAGAAATATTTCCAGAGGCCGGTTGACGCCTACATGTCTGGGGAACAATCTAGAcatgagttgttgtttttacaccTTTGCTAATGTTTCGTGTGTCGAAGACCAACACTAGTACACCTTTGTCTGGttaaacctatatccgttgttttaaaaacggGATATTTAGGAACATCAAGTCGGCGACCGGTAGTTCGAAATTGCAATGAATTTGAAATATTACAATATTacaaccaccgtccgtcgacttgctATCCTAAATACCCctcagattgacatttgaaatTAATTTTCAACATATATTCGCTGCACATTTCCAGCTTGTAAACAATGCGAAAGTAAACTGCGCGAACAGGGCCATGAGCTTTCCGttccactcattgtttgagagCCCATTTTCGTTGTTGGATCTACCATTTTAAAAGTAGGAATTTATACATAAAGTACAGatttttggacaggtggtaTGAATTTTTTTGTCCGTTCCAACAAGCATATCCCCGTCCCGgacagagggacgggtcctaAGCAGTCCTGCAGGCGAAGTACCCAAAACTCTCCAGCCAGACAAAATGGCTGACTCCAGCAGCGGCCAGAACTTGCCACATTTCAAGACGTTCTCACAGCACAAAAACTCACCTTCATATAATACACTGTTAATATCGCTGCGGATTATGATAACGTATGTAGAAAAATATAGATTCATCCTataaaaaatgaccaaaatagTGAGATCTTGTGACTTTGGTcaattttattgatttcataGACCAAAAACTACAATGTACCAAACGGCATGGTCATGCTATTAtcattcttaattttttttatgtaatgATTGTGTCTACATGATGGTTCCAAACTAAAAGATGAATACATTTTCACCTATTTTTAGCTTTGTTTATATCTATTCAAAGACTGGACTGTGTCTTGTATATTTTGCTTATAACACTGCAGTTATTTCGAATGACGTAGGCACATCTAACAGTACTAATTTGTCTGGGTTCCTAGTCCCAGCAAGCAGAGGATAGCGGCACATTCGACGCCCGATTCGACGGTGCGAATTGCACCATGGGAGACTGGAAACACGCCGGTAACGAGAATCCACCGCCGAAGGTCTATATACCACCACCAGGTACGAGTATATGGTTCAGTATCTATTATCATTGAAATGTAatacattttcacatattttcagTTTTTATATCTATTTCATGACCTACCATGAGATATAATCTTAATACGAGTTAGAAAATATGTCAGCACATCTAAAGCCGGGAACGGATTTTTGTTCTGTAATACTAGTAAGTCTTGGAACTTGTAAAAGTGTCCTATCTTGTTCTTTCTATTACGATTAttaaagaaatatatattttgggcgaGCAGAAAGAAACACACAATTAGCCACCGTGCACTTTTCCGTTTTAgattattttcaatattaccAGGGCTTTTAGCTCGCTATGTACTTGTCATTACGTCGTCACCAATGTTAACAATGTTATCCTTCAGCACTAGCAATTATCTATAACAATTCGACAAATAGTGACGGGAGGGCAAGGAAATCATATTTTTAGAAATTTAATGTACATTATAAGTATAAGAACAAACGTTGTTCTCTTTGTTAGCCCATAGTGTACAACCTGCTGGTGTAGTGTTTGCGTAAAGGTATTTAACCCATGGCCagacccagaggtcctgggcaccaatcccctgacatgccacagGCACTTTACAGGACTTTCTTCaatccacccaggtgtaaatatgTACCTGAATTTAGGGACAAAAGGCAATGTAAGGGGTCTGGGTTTCACCTTCCTATACCGTGCCCTGGacacagtacatgtagataacacATTGTTACAACACAGAGTCCATGGGGGTACCTTTAGTTTACCTCGAtgcatttgtttttctttgtatatGGTGCCGTTGAATTAAGTTAGTACCTTGattgcagtgccacattgcccTTGTCTTTGTCCGAAAGCAAACAAAACATGTGCAGGTTGACCATTTTGCAGCATGTGCGTTTAAGGGTTAAAGGctaaaaaaaaagctgtagCTCTGCACAACTTGTATTGACAAGTCAGTCTTAAAACTTAAAACATAACGATAAGCTGGAGGCCATATTGGACTCAAGATGTAAGGGAGACAAGGCGAGGATCCGGAAGAACAAAAGGAAGGAAATAACAATGGATACAAACACACTGTGTTTATTATtcacataaattatgtagaTGGAAGAAGCACGGCAGCAGAAAGACTGCAGACTTATCATTCATACCTTTTCTCGATGCAGCATATTTCTGTGGGAACAAAAATGTGCCATTATAGCTTAAAAGATTCCAGAGGAGATGTTACAAATCAATCTAATATGGCGGAGGAGGGAAAAATCACGAAAAAAAATACTTGTGGCATTCGTTCACAACTGCAGTGGCTAGATTGACTTTTCGCACCGGAGAAGAATAAATTCACCTACGTGTCTTTTACCTTCAAAAGTAAAATCAGCTAGTAACAATGTGCCTTTTGTCCTTTATTTAGGTACACATCGTGTTTACTTCAGTTTTCTTATGTTCCCTAACAGCGTACGACAACACCTACCCTGAGATGTACCGTCCAGCCGGTGCTGATGACGACCCCCCACCGCCCCCTGTCGCCGGTAAGACAGTTTGCACTGTTTtcgctaatctccaaccagatccacggtgcgtaatgtatagtaccaaacttcccgtttgactcccttagccggcaacattccttggccagctttgatactatattatggcaccgtaggatctgcttggagattatgttttatgtattgaATATAGTAGAATTTTACAATCAGATAATTTTCTATTGTTGTCATCCCATTCAGGTTATTGTTATTCTATAATTTGAATGTGTTGCAGGCTTTTGTGCTAGAAAATACTTACCACCTGGGCTGCCTAACTAGCCAATGGCTTCCAAGCTAGGTTATTCTATTTCAATGTAGAAATTAAAACAACATGGATCTTCATACCCGTGATAGCGATATGTCTTTTATGTCCGTAATGCATGTAGATTTTTATGGCAGTTGCATCTTATTTTTTTGCCCGTAATGTGTTTTTCATGCCCGTTGTGTAGGTTTTCAAGTATGTTGTTACATAATTCATCTCCGTGATAGTTTTTCTTTAACTGTCTTCATTTACGCTATACAGTATTTGTTTCAACCTTTGCCGAGAAGATCATGTTTTTTGTGTCGTGTGTATGTTGCTTTGTTTGTGGGTTtgtatgcttgtttgtttgtaaaacgAATAACCCAAAAGGTGTAGATGGATCTACATGGCATAGTATGGtgttagaaaaatgaaaaactaGTTTGACAAGGCTACTAATGGACACTGTGTGTTACTAAAATAAAACTTCTGGTTTTGAGATTCTATGGATAGGACATATCATCTGTATTTGTAATGGATTTGACTCCAAAAGACTTCTGAGCAACAAACAAAGATATTATCATCGTCTGACTTTAGATGGTAGAGACTAGTATTTGGCAGggttttgatatttcatgttctgaacatgctgtggtcatgattttgagtggtagatagctcttgattattggtatgtagatctcactgcacttggggcaacgGTGCCGCACTGttgggttcgaaagattattcaatgaatttcagagataaagaacgagttcTCTTACTTTTTGCGTATTTcattgtcttctaagtcatacttttatgtatctAATTATtaagaaaatcggcgaaaataacacaacagtgccgcagtgaacagaccccgcagtgccgcaccggtgccccaagtgcagtgagataccaccttaagttgAGATTTTGGTAATTTCATGCTTGTTGTGTTTTCAGCGCACGGCGTGACCCTGACCATCCCGGTTAACGCCACGTTGAGCGCGACCAATGATGGCGACACGGACTCCACATCCAACAGGACCTACATCTCCTCTTACGGTAGGGTACAACATCAAAGCCTATCGAAGGCTTCAGTTGAAAAACTTACCAGTAATCATTTTAGAAGAATGCCATGCATATAGGACAATATGTGTAAAGGAGCGGCAAACAGAATCCAGACTTCTaatcatacagaaaaaaagagagACATATGATCGAGTTTGTATCCTTCCACAGGTACTTTCAAGGCCATTGTTTTGCTGTACTATCTCGTTAGCTTTCCCAGTATGAGAGATTTCGGTGTACGGCTACGTTCTTTTCTAATCATTATACTGTCCAAATAACGACCTCAAAATCATCCCAAGGGCTTCTTTTCACATGATTATGTAGCCTCCTCCCTGGAAGCCTCTAGAGTAAAACTCacaagccttcaaaacaaacatttgaccACCATGTCCTAACACAGTCGCCCACTCTATAAGTCTCAATAAGTCATGCTCCTGCGTTGAGAAATGTCGTTGATAGAAGAATTTTTGATGAAAACTAGGTCGTGCTCGTCAAGGGGGGTTGAGGGCTACCCCATATCCAGGTTCCTTACTGGATTAGATATCTCTTTCATTATTAAACTAAGTCTCCCCAAATGTATATATGTGCAGGTATGACCGACCGGGATTACGGGAAGCGCGGGTCTGCCCTGCTGCTCCGGCGGGTGGCGAAGGCCTCCCTTGCCGCCGGGATCCTGGCCCTGCTCGGGATAGCCTGTGCTACTTTGATCCTCACCAATCAAAGTCACCTGGAGAATGCTGACGTCAATCTGTTGAAAACGCAGGTAATTCGTTTATCGTTCGTCCATTTCTCTCTTCACTTTAATTCAAACAGTCTAGGTATATGGCTTAACTATTAACAGCAGCGCACAGGCCATGTATCCATGTACCGGGTTTATACGGGAGTGGCAGTTTcagcacagcacgaaaacaactatttaagcaaagtttcagagatacgtataaaaacCTTAAAGGcgaagaaatatttcagaagattttaagatctattaaaggcatcggaaacatacatctggcctttacgtaagatttcagcgtttgtaaatgtaacttaatctgtcgtgtttctttacgtgaattttacatgtattttagtacgccgaaaagacaacataaatgtctcaaaaagttATA encodes the following:
- the LOC118411464 gene encoding tripartite motif-containing protein 2-like; the encoded protein is MADTEASFRKQVRDEFLSCSICLEPFHQPKTLPCLHTFCEECLRDHAEVRPGFQCPTCRRHAVLGPDGVAGLPDNHFISSLCHTVLEQGTAEYESQCGAHSPEELKLFCADCEAVICSECWDEKHATHTVTTARKAAETKKAAFSNIIARGRSYLQTDSAFLRKIRTLEETINENKEKVEAEVSEAFDELIRQLNERKERLLSEVDKNHQQNIAGLEEKKDKLLKQVAELSSACDKTENAMKEGGGDFLRQGIELSTTFKDYEEKQTTPITMQTCVTSFQPKGMNVQIDEMGELRLDSTITTSDSARKKKTAGLDSSTDWKRSFLQLIFGLSIALSLYNINFSAIVVWYEQGKFNHPSGVSVSQNSVLFIADEGNSRIKKIDPHGHYVGQITTMIEGGAEFWPVSIRPFAVALGWGDNLWVVGQQESTASSSKFAVAIFTTTGKYIGKVVTFENPKDIAVNTDRKFVMVIDGSDVKMFNLNGRVVHLIKGKDYGLQNPHHITVSQGGDILVSDSAKHMVFVFSEKGQFLRSFGSEGSGEGELKGPRGICTDSSGNIIVADEENSRIVVFDGQGRFVRLAVIGVTNPVGVAVAQGGELVVTRSDFHGPEAVLIYDSY